atgccGCTTCAGCTCCTCAAGCGACGGTATGACATGAGACAACTTGTTGTTTCCActtctaagcaattcatcaaatatgcgatcacacttagaaataTCAAATGTGAAACGAActtgttcttgccgattctttggaatcggcttaagcgatgaacaagaacatggcttagcatctgatggccatatGAATTCAGCAACATAAGCTTCCTTTTTCTCATCATCCAAATCAGATTTACAATCGACATGTATGGACCGATGAGTATTATGAGCATCTTTTGCGCTCTGgagtctaaattctaaacccaagaCTTTCATGTGCAAATAATTAATAGTGTAGTACTCAAAGCCTTCGagttcttttttcaaataagaacgcaaaccatcaaaagccaaatcagccaaTTCCTTTTCAGAAACTGTTAAATTGAAGCATCGGTTTTTTATATCTTTAAACCTTCGGAAGTAATTCGAAGCAGGCTCATCTTGGCCTTGCCTAACCGATGCCAAATCCGACAGTTTAGCTTCATTGTGCCCATTATAAAAACGATCATGAAACTTGTGTTCCAACTAATTCCAAGATTGAATAGAATTCGGGgccaatgaagaaaaccaagaaaaagcggttccagtcaaagataatgaaAACAAGCGAATGCGCAAAGCCTCATGGAAACCAGCTTTTCCCAGTTGTAAGATATATTGGTCAATGTGCTCCCAAGGTGCTCtattatcatcaccactaaatttcacaaaatcagaaacacaccaaccagcaggaaaagaaactaaatcaAATTCAGCAGGATATGACTTTTGATATAATATAGAATTACCTATATCCACACCGAATTTAGTTTTCATCGCACTAGCCGGATCCTCTTTTAAACTAGCAGGATCGGCTTTGCATCTACCACTCGTGGATGCTTGTGCTACAGAAGTAAGACGATGTTCTATAGAATTATCTTGTACCATCGTCTGAACCGAACTTATCGGTGCATGCCCCGCAGAATTTTCATATACATTAACAAAAATCGGTTCATGTGGAGAATCAGATTCTTGTGAAGGAGAAGGTTGCACACAATTTGTCATCTCATTGGTTCGGCTAAAGATTGCCGAGCAAAGAGTAGACGTGTTCGGTGTAGATGTTACTGGGCTGACCACCATcgcaccgatctgaccggtctattggaccggtctgaccggtccagccgcATTCGGCTGTACCAGCTGCAATGGTGATGTTTGCCCTGCAAAACAGCTCGTCGGCATGCCATATAGTGGTTCTTGAACAGATGCTAGCATAGCCGATGAATTAGCAGTTTGGAAAGCACAATTATCATCTACGGATTTGCCTTTTTTCATGATATCTATTTGATCTTTTAAATCATTCATGGGCTTATATATATCAGCAATTTTCTTATCCATAATAGATGATAATTGGCTAAACAAGTCGGAAGATGAAGTGTTTACATTGCTTATTACCTCgacttgcttattcttgagcgtgaaggagggcatcacgaagtcttgaaccctcgtgacctggccttgctgatttttcttgaatcccttcaagaattgtgctttgAAGTGCTCCCTGACCACCAAGTACTCTTGGGGCTCCTCCTCGCTGAGTTCCTCGATAGATGTGGAGATGTTGCCTTCGTCGAGGTTGGTGATGACACCCATCTTCTTTGAgaactagattagatcggtttaaaaaccagattaatctgtccccagcggagtcgccaaaaagtgtgttgacactaatttgtgccaacacactcgaatgcgctagaacgcgcagcaagatcgtcaaaacgatcaacaccagcagcctccctgcgccgaccggttagaccggtatagcggaccggtcagaccggtactccaggaagacggcgaagacctagaaccaagagctcgggagggaccccgtcggagctaatggagctagggttgctctgaagtcggcaggccactcagaacgccatcgaacgccgtggagacgagcgaagaacagcagatggggttggaaaagttagggtttagaggtaaaaggtaaaggataaatgtgtgaatcgattgggattaacctcaatcggccttagcctttatatttataggccggggaagacgtaccccttcacgagtggGATTACATGAgaactctttacaaaaaccctaattctactcggattgTACAAACTAGACCGgtcagcccgaccggtcagaccggtcgtccTCAGCatgtgccaaatttggctgtcaacaagtAGATATCAGCTGCTGGTAATTGACGGTCAGAGTTGCAGCTTGGTCAAGCTGAATGCAGTCAAAGGGTTCCGTCTATTCCACGGGTTGACCACCTTGCTTTGCATACTTCACTATTAGAAAAATCTGAGTCAAGAGTTCCGTTAATTTCACGCAAGCATCAACATGACCTTTCCATGTCACACTCACATACAGATAGAATTCCTCATTTGGTCCACCATCGTTGTCAAGTCATTATTTTATTGACATGCATAAAACCTTTGTTTCGTTCGTCCATGTGGACCTATACCTTGACAGGACAATTGAAGTAACCACCGTACCCTTGAagtaaataaaagcatcacAACAATGCAGAGAAGGTTGATCTTGCTGCCGTTTCTGCTGCtaggagcagcggcagcagcaatgACTTCCAGCGTTACTCCTGAATCCAAGAGTCCCTGCCCTCGCAGCTGCGGAAACATATCCATCCAATACCCCTTCGGCATCGGCGCCGACTGCTTCCGGAACGGCTTCGAGATCGTCTGCGACAACGTCGCCGGCACGCCGGCGCTCGCCGGCACCACGAGGCCCGTCCCGGTGAACCTCCTCTCCATCAAGACGGCGGAGGCCCGCGTGATGCTGCCCGTCGCGTGGGAGTGCTTCCACTCCTCGAACAAGGTGAACGACTCCAGCAATGGCGACGTGCACTTCAACAGCGACGACGTGTACCGCATCTCCAACACCCACAACCAGCTCTTCGTCATCGGCTGCAACACCTTGGGCTACACCCAGAGCCAGCGGAACGAGGGCAACGCCTACTACCACTACGCCTACTTCACCGGCTGCATGTCCTTCTGCAACAACTCCGGCAGCGCTGCCGACGGCGAGTGCGCCGGTGTCGGGTGCTGTCACGTCGACATCCCGCCGGGCGTCACCGACAACAACATGGCGTTTCAGAATTACAACCACACTGAGGTCCTGGCTTTCAGCCCCTGCGACTACGCCTTCCTGGTGGACAAGGACAGCTACACCTTCCGCAGAGCCGACCTGAGGATGGACACCAACACCATGATGCCTGTGTGGCTGGACTGGGCCATCCGCGACAACCTCACGTGCGACCAGGCAAGATGGAAGGAGAGCTATGCTTGTGTGAGCACCAACAGTGAGTGCCGTAACTCTTCCAATGGACCTGGCTACGTCTGCAACTGCAGCAAGGGCTATCAAGGCAATCCCTATATCCATGATGGTTGTACTGGTAAGTACTTGTTAGTGTGAATTTGATGTGTATGGATCTTCAGTGTTttattggaggaagaaaaattctaaatttcAAACGACTTTCAGCTTAAATTAGTTCTGACTGAATAACTGAATTATACATAATTTGTCCATCTTGTTTGTTTTAATGATGGGCAAACTAATTGTtattccctccgtttcaaattataattcgtttAGCTTTTTTGACTATAAGTTtgatcactcgtcttattcaaaaaattgtgcaaacATAGACAAATTTAAGTTAAATTTGGAAAGGAGGGGGTACATTTTTAATTAAAGAGAACTAATTGTTAGTATATACCGCCATCTTTCTGTGGTATCAATTTTGTTTGCGATTACGCACTACAACTTAGACACTTATCGTGCACGTATACTCACTCCTATGAACACACATATGCAAATCCTACCCCTATGACTACATAAACTCTTTACCCGCTAAACTTTGAGACCCTTTCACAAATATGTGGAACACTCGATTCAGTGATAGTGGGCCAAGGTAGCAAATCGTTTGGCATGTCAAACAGTTAACTGCAGCCATTAGTCTCGTAATTCAGAATATTCAATTTCATCCCAAATTTGTTTtagttaataaattaattatggatAATGTTCTATGGCTCTGAATATCTGATAGATATGGCTGCTAAACAATGCAGATATCAACGAGTGTGCTGAGCATAATAAGGAGTATCCATGCCAAGGCATTTGTGAGAATACATGGGGTTCCTATGAATGCAAGTGCCCTAGTGGTACCCACAgtgccgatccactgaatattCCATGCAACCCCAATTTTCCGCATGCAGCAAAAATTGTCACAGGTACGTATATGATTCCTATGCAGATTTTTCACTTCTTACTCACTGCTAATAACAGGTAAGGTA
The nucleotide sequence above comes from Panicum virgatum strain AP13 chromosome 3K, P.virgatum_v5, whole genome shotgun sequence. Encoded proteins:
- the LOC120699355 gene encoding wall-associated receptor kinase 2-like, translated to MQRRLILLPFLLLGAAAAAMTSSVTPESKSPCPRSCGNISIQYPFGIGADCFRNGFEIVCDNVAGTPALAGTTRPVPVNLLSIKTAEARVMLPVAWECFHSSNKVNDSSNGDVHFNSDDVYRISNTHNQLFVIGCNTLGYTQSQRNEGNAYYHYAYFTGCMSFCNNSGSAADGECAGVGCCHVDIPPGVTDNNMAFQNYNHTEVLAFSPCDYAFLVDKDSYTFRRADLRMDTNTMMPVWLDWAIRDNLTCDQARWKESYACVSTNSECRNSSNGPGYVCNCSKGYQGNPYIHDGCTDINECAEHNKEYPCQGICENTWGSYECKCPSGTHSADPLNIPCNPNFPHAAKIVTGAIGGLFIVALMMFIFLIGKEKRKMKEFFRKNGGPIIEKVNKIKLFKKEELEPILKTSNRIGQGGFGEVYKGYLRDEIRPVAIKKPKIDVKLANQFANEVIIQSRVLHKNIVNLIGCCLEVDVPILVYEYVSNGSLDKILHDNNRLPLDLDLRLQIAAQSAKGLAYMHSEITTPILHGDVKPANILLDEDFMPKISDFGTSRMIAIEENYTSTIIGNWGYMDPEYAQTGLYTSKSDVYSFGVVLLELITRKKVLDPDIKNLLSNSLDTYTKKNGVIELVDPEISAKGAIGIFHSLAEIIVQCLNFDVDLRPEMADVAERLQFLLK